A window of Desulfotomaculum sp. contains these coding sequences:
- a CDS encoding four helix bundle protein codes for MGASSYRDLIVWQKAMELTVMIYSLVKKLPKEEIYALSDQMRRAAVSIPSNIAEGQERNTNREFIQFLAIAQGSKAELETQLLICVKVGYLADSDISEAKELIREIGKMLSVLITKLKTVC; via the coding sequence ATGGGTGCATCAAGTTATCGAGATCTGATTGTTTGGCAAAAAGCGATGGAGCTGACGGTGATGATTTATTCTCTGGTCAAGAAATTGCCGAAAGAGGAAATTTACGCTCTGTCGGATCAGATGAGGCGAGCGGCAGTGTCAATTCCTTCGAACATAGCGGAGGGGCAAGAAAGAAACACGAACAGGGAATTCATTCAGTTTCTGGCAATAGCACAGGGATCGAAGGCGGAATTGGAGACTCAATTGTTGATTTGCGTCAAGGTGGGATACCTTGCCGATTCGGACATTTCGGAAGCGAAAGAATTGATACGGGAAATAGGCAAAATGCTGAGTGTCCTCATTACAAAACTGAAAACTGTCTGCTGA
- a CDS encoding YedE-related selenium metabolism membrane protein: MLKKQGWVILAGGVLGLFGIILTHMGNPPNMGVCIACFLRDISGALGLHRALPVQYLRPEILGLVLGAFLIALFTKQVKAVGGSSTFTRFFLAVLAMIGMLVFLGCPVRLVLRLAAGDLNALLGLAGLVAGIAVGAWFLSCGFTLGPTSNQNKINGYIFPLLVLLCLFLLLFKSPYLFFSETGPGSLHAPLLISLGAGLIIGILAQRSHLCMAGGIRDFIMFRDKHLLYGFLTMLAVALIGNIIFGGFKVGFAGQPIAHSDGLWNFLGMTLCGICITLMGGCPLRQLIAASEGNTDCAVTVFGFLIGAAFAHNFGLAASAKGVPFDGQAAVVIGLLVVLGIAFLNIKFNLVQKPSVRGVSSNVN; encoded by the coding sequence ATATTGAAAAAACAGGGATGGGTAATATTGGCAGGCGGTGTCTTGGGGTTATTTGGGATTATTCTAACCCATATGGGCAACCCGCCAAACATGGGTGTTTGCATCGCCTGCTTCCTAAGGGATATTTCCGGAGCTTTAGGTCTGCACAGGGCATTACCTGTCCAATACCTGAGGCCGGAAATTCTGGGTTTGGTTCTTGGAGCGTTCTTAATTGCGCTTTTTACAAAGCAGGTTAAAGCCGTTGGGGGTTCAAGCACATTTACCAGGTTCTTTCTTGCTGTCCTGGCTATGATTGGTATGCTTGTTTTTTTAGGGTGCCCCGTCCGTCTTGTTTTAAGATTGGCCGCAGGCGACCTGAACGCATTATTAGGTCTCGCTGGACTGGTGGCAGGTATTGCAGTGGGAGCCTGGTTCCTGAGTTGTGGTTTTACACTGGGCCCGACGAGCAACCAGAATAAAATAAACGGCTATATCTTTCCATTACTTGTTCTTCTTTGTTTGTTTCTTCTGCTGTTCAAATCCCCTTATTTGTTTTTCAGCGAAACTGGTCCAGGCTCCTTACATGCGCCTTTGCTGATATCTCTGGGCGCCGGCCTGATTATTGGCATACTGGCTCAACGCTCTCATTTATGTATGGCTGGCGGAATAAGAGATTTCATTATGTTCAGAGATAAGCATTTGTTATACGGTTTTTTAACCATGCTGGCAGTTGCCTTAATTGGCAATATTATCTTTGGCGGTTTTAAAGTCGGTTTTGCCGGCCAGCCTATAGCGCACTCCGACGGTTTGTGGAACTTCCTGGGAATGACGCTTTGTGGTATCTGTATTACTCTTATGGGCGGCTGCCCTCTTCGTCAGCTTATAGCCGCCAGTGAAGGGAATACTGACTGCGCTGTTACCGTGTTTGGCTTTCTTATAGGAGCTGCCTTTGCGCATAACTTTGGTCTGGCTGCCAGTGCGAAAGGAGTCCCCTTTGACGGTCAGGCTGCCGTTGTAATCGGCCTTTTAGTTGTCCTTGGTATTGCCTTTTTAAACATTAAATTTAATCTGGTTCAAAAACCATCAGTACGGGGGGTAAGTTCGAATGTCAATTGA
- the corA gene encoding magnesium and cobalt transport protein CorA, which produces MVRTIGSRALKAGLPPGTLVHIGQKRSDQVKITFTEYSESQYLSREIKEIKEFLPLKNKPVVSWIDISGIHSLETIENIGKYFKLHPLILEDIANSEQRSKVEDFGAYLFIVLKFLSYDAEKKLGIEQISFILGSNFVITFQEHGEDAFLPIKTRIKNSAGKIRTMGADYLAYSLIDAIVDNYFVILEEIGLKLDILEEELVTNPTRDTLRLIHQLKREMLLIRKSIWPSREVISSLQRGEFSFFEDIAVLHLKDVYDHAIQVIDTIETLRDMLSEMMDIYLSSISNRINDVMRVLTIITTIFIPLSFIAGVYGMNFKYMPELNWRCSYPIVLFSMLLLGILMLVYFRKKKWL; this is translated from the coding sequence ATGGTCCGGACAATCGGCAGCAGAGCGTTGAAGGCTGGTTTGCCCCCTGGGACTTTGGTTCACATAGGACAAAAAAGAAGCGATCAGGTTAAAATCACCTTTACCGAGTACTCGGAAAGCCAGTATCTGTCAAGGGAGATCAAGGAAATCAAAGAATTCCTGCCCTTGAAGAATAAGCCCGTGGTTTCCTGGATAGATATAAGCGGGATTCACAGTCTGGAAACAATAGAAAATATCGGAAAATATTTTAAGCTGCATCCTCTTATTCTTGAAGATATCGCAAATTCCGAACAGCGCTCGAAAGTTGAGGATTTTGGCGCATATCTTTTTATTGTCTTAAAATTTCTCAGTTACGATGCTGAGAAGAAATTGGGGATAGAGCAGATCAGTTTTATTTTAGGTTCCAATTTCGTAATTACTTTTCAGGAACACGGCGAAGATGCCTTCCTGCCAATCAAAACCAGAATTAAAAACAGCGCCGGAAAAATCAGGACGATGGGCGCGGATTATCTGGCCTATTCTTTAATTGACGCTATCGTGGATAATTATTTTGTAATCCTCGAGGAGATTGGGTTAAAGCTTGATATTTTAGAGGAAGAGCTTGTAACCAACCCTACACGGGATACTTTGCGCCTGATTCACCAACTAAAAAGGGAAATGCTGCTGATTCGAAAGTCGATTTGGCCTTCCAGGGAAGTCATCAGCAGCCTTCAAAGAGGGGAGTTTTCTTTCTTTGAGGATATTGCCGTGCTGCACTTAAAAGATGTCTATGACCATGCTATTCAGGTCATAGACACCATTGAAACTCTCCGGGATATGCTTTCAGAAATGATGGATATCTACCTCTCCAGCATCAGTAATAGAATAAATGACGTGATGAGAGTTTTAACGATTATTACCACCATTTTTATCCCTTTATCCTTTATTGCCGGTGTTTACGGGATGAATTTCAAATATATGCCCGAGTTGAACTGGCGCTGCAGTTACCCGATCGTCCTGTTTTCCATGCTGCTGCTCGGAATTTTAATGCTTGTATATTTCAGAAAGAAAAAATGGCTTTGA
- a CDS encoding acetylpolyamine aminohydrolase: MQVVFHERYREVYACDPAAAYGRMDSMFDELIKAYPFIRPEPASETDILLVHKTEHLERFKRNPQLFEVASLAVGGAIKASELAVGGEKAFGLVRPPGHHASPGSCWGFCYFNNIAVAVEKLIRNSVIKKALIVDIDLHFGDGTEKFFHGRSDVIYHHVTDKTREDFLNDLKDFLESEKDFDIIGVSAGFDRHMSDWGRLLTTEDYTETGKIISQSAGRVCQGKVFVVLEGGYNHNVLGLNAKALLSGMEQI, from the coding sequence ATGCAGGTAGTATTTCACGAGCGGTACAGGGAAGTGTACGCCTGCGATCCGGCGGCGGCCTATGGAAGGATGGACAGCATGTTTGATGAGTTAATCAAAGCCTATCCTTTTATCCGGCCCGAACCTGCGAGCGAGACAGATATATTATTAGTTCATAAGACGGAACACCTTGAAAGGTTTAAAAGAAATCCGCAGCTGTTCGAAGTTGCCTCACTGGCTGTAGGCGGGGCAATCAAAGCATCTGAACTGGCTGTAGGCGGTGAAAAGGCGTTTGGACTTGTCAGGCCTCCCGGGCACCACGCCAGCCCGGGTTCATGCTGGGGATTTTGTTATTTCAACAATATCGCCGTAGCCGTTGAGAAGTTGATCAGAAACAGTGTAATCAAGAAGGCGCTGATTGTTGATATTGACCTGCATTTCGGGGACGGAACCGAAAAATTTTTCCACGGGAGATCAGACGTTATTTACCACCATGTAACAGACAAGACCAGAGAGGATTTTTTAAATGATCTCAAAGATTTCCTGGAAAGCGAAAAAGACTTTGACATAATCGGAGTTTCCGCCGGCTTTGACAGGCACATGTCCGACTGGGGACGCCTTTTGACTACAGAGGATTACACTGAAACAGGAAAAATAATCAGTCAATCCGCCGGGCGTGTCTGTCAGGGAAAAGTCTTCGTAGTATTAGAGGGCGGCTATAATCACAATGTTTTGGGATTAAACGCAAAAGCCCTGTTGAGCGGAATGGAGCAAATATAA
- a CDS encoding restriction endonuclease subunit R yields the protein MKLQFKHQKFQADAAKAVCNVFAGQPYLTPSYMMDKGYVKYDQITTDEAERFTGFGNSKLMPELNDGIILDNINKIQRSNQIEPSRQLEGRYNLTVEMETGVGKTYTYIKTMYELNKRYGWSKFIIVVPSVAIREGVYKSFQITEEHFAEEYGKKIRYFIYNSAQLTEIDRFASDSAINVMIINSQAFNARGKDARRIYMKLDEFRSRKPIDILAKTNPILVIDEPQSVEGAATKERLKEFNPLVTLRYSATHKKDSVYNMIYRLDAMEAYNKKLVKKIAVKGVSVAGSTATEGYVYLESINLSKGNPTATIEFDVKGARGVRKSTRIVGERYNLFPNSGELEEYKNGYTVLRIDGRDSSIEFTNGIKLFAGDVAGAVSEDQLRRIQIRETILSHIERERQLFYKGIKVLSLFFIDEVAKYKQYDAAGQAFNGLYADMFEEEYKQAISNIQLKIDDSDEYFKYLDGITAEETHAGYFSIDKKSRRIIDSKLGDRKERTSDDADAYDLIMKNKERLLDRRETVRFIFSHSALREGWDNPNVFQICTLKQSGSDVRKRQEVGRGLRLSVNQNGERMDTNLLGEDVHNVNVLTVVANESYDSFAKGLQTELAEAVADRPRIVTTDLFKNKVIKDAGGAEQVIDFDLAQSIYEGLITSGYVKKGALTDKYYEDKKNGNVEIAEEAADCKESVIAILDSIYDSRALQPENARKNNIELKLDKSKLGLPEFQKLWANINAKSVYVVEFDQEELIQKAISALNRELRVSKIFFKVETGTMTDIQSREQLQQGAAFIKEENGVFKAELSSSATVKYDLVGKVVAETGLTRKAVATILCEIEKTVFGQFVNNPEEFIIKAAQIINEQKATAIVQHITYNKLDAVYDTTIFTEPALKGQLGVNAMAANKHLYDHILYDSANERAFAESVDNSNEVAVYVKLPNGFFISTPVGKYNPDWAIAFYEGKVKHIYFVAETKGSMSTLQLRMVEEAKIHCAREHFRAISTDYVMYDVVDSYAALLDRVMS from the coding sequence ATGAAACTGCAGTTTAAGCACCAGAAATTCCAGGCAGACGCGGCAAAGGCAGTGTGTAATGTGTTTGCCGGACAGCCGTACCTCACGCCCAGTTATATGATGGACAAGGGTTATGTAAAATATGATCAGATAACAACAGACGAAGCGGAACGCTTCACCGGTTTTGGCAACTCCAAACTCATGCCGGAATTAAACGACGGAATTATCCTTGATAACATTAATAAAATCCAGCGAAGCAATCAGATTGAGCCTTCCAGGCAATTGGAGGGGCGTTATAACCTGACGGTGGAAATGGAAACCGGAGTCGGCAAGACTTATACATATATCAAGACCATGTACGAGCTGAACAAGCGATACGGCTGGAGCAAGTTCATTATCGTTGTGCCCAGCGTCGCCATACGTGAGGGTGTGTATAAGTCTTTCCAGATTACAGAGGAGCATTTTGCCGAGGAATACGGGAAGAAAATCCGGTATTTCATCTACAATTCCGCACAGCTGACGGAGATAGACCGCTTCGCTTCCGACAGCGCCATCAATGTGATGATTATAAATTCTCAGGCGTTTAACGCCCGCGGCAAGGATGCCCGGCGTATTTATATGAAGCTGGATGAGTTCAGAAGCCGCAAGCCTATTGATATTCTTGCAAAAACGAATCCCATTCTGGTTATCGACGAGCCTCAGTCTGTGGAAGGAGCGGCTACAAAAGAGCGCTTGAAGGAATTTAACCCGCTGGTAACTCTGCGATATTCTGCAACGCACAAGAAGGACAGCGTTTACAATATGATTTATCGCCTGGACGCAATGGAAGCTTATAACAAGAAGCTGGTCAAAAAGATTGCCGTTAAGGGTGTTTCCGTCGCGGGCAGCACGGCGACAGAAGGTTATGTATATCTGGAAAGCATCAACCTCTCCAAGGGCAACCCTACTGCCACCATTGAGTTTGACGTGAAAGGCGCCAGAGGGGTTCGCAAGTCAACACGCATTGTCGGCGAGAGGTATAACCTGTTCCCCAATTCCGGTGAGCTTGAAGAATACAAAAACGGATATACCGTCTTGAGAATTGACGGAAGAGATAGCTCTATCGAGTTTACAAACGGCATTAAGCTGTTTGCCGGAGATGTTGCCGGCGCGGTCAGCGAGGATCAGCTCAGGCGTATTCAAATCCGCGAGACCATACTCTCTCATATCGAACGGGAAAGGCAGTTGTTCTATAAGGGCATTAAGGTACTGTCGCTTTTCTTCATTGATGAGGTTGCAAAGTACAAGCAGTACGACGCTGCCGGGCAAGCTTTTAATGGCCTGTATGCCGATATGTTCGAGGAAGAATACAAACAGGCGATCAGTAACATCCAGCTTAAAATTGATGATAGTGATGAGTATTTTAAATATCTTGACGGCATAACTGCTGAGGAAACCCATGCCGGGTATTTTTCTATAGACAAAAAGAGCCGTCGTATTATAGACAGTAAGTTAGGCGACAGAAAGGAACGTACATCCGATGATGCGGATGCGTATGACCTGATTATGAAAAATAAAGAGCGATTGCTGGATCGCCGGGAGACGGTGAGATTTATTTTCTCTCACTCTGCTCTGCGCGAAGGCTGGGACAATCCAAATGTGTTTCAAATATGCACTCTCAAGCAGAGCGGCAGTGATGTCCGCAAACGTCAGGAAGTCGGGCGAGGTCTGCGTTTATCCGTAAATCAAAATGGAGAGCGCATGGATACGAATCTGTTGGGCGAGGATGTCCATAATGTAAATGTTCTTACCGTTGTCGCCAACGAAAGCTATGACAGCTTTGCTAAGGGGCTTCAAACTGAGCTTGCCGAGGCGGTAGCTGACAGGCCTCGTATAGTAACGACAGATCTCTTTAAAAACAAAGTTATTAAAGACGCCGGCGGCGCTGAACAGGTTATTGATTTCGACCTTGCCCAAAGCATTTATGAGGGACTCATCACCAGCGGTTATGTGAAAAAAGGCGCTCTCACCGACAAATACTATGAGGATAAGAAAAACGGCAATGTTGAAATCGCTGAAGAAGCTGCAGATTGCAAAGAGTCTGTAATAGCAATTCTCGACTCTATTTATGACAGCCGGGCCTTGCAGCCGGAGAATGCGCGTAAAAACAACATTGAGCTGAAGCTGGATAAATCCAAGCTGGGCTTGCCGGAATTCCAGAAGCTGTGGGCTAATATAAACGCCAAGTCTGTGTATGTGGTGGAGTTTGACCAGGAAGAATTGATTCAAAAAGCAATATCGGCGTTGAATCGTGAACTTCGTGTTTCGAAGATATTTTTCAAGGTCGAAACCGGGACAATGACCGATATCCAATCACGGGAACAATTGCAGCAGGGCGCCGCTTTTATAAAAGAGGAAAATGGGGTTTTCAAAGCTGAACTTTCGTCCAGCGCCACAGTGAAATATGACCTGGTCGGCAAAGTTGTCGCCGAAACAGGACTTACCAGAAAAGCTGTTGCAACTATCCTGTGCGAAATTGAAAAGACTGTCTTTGGTCAGTTTGTAAACAATCCGGAAGAATTCATTATCAAGGCGGCGCAGATTATAAACGAGCAAAAAGCAACGGCTATTGTTCAGCACATCACTTATAATAAGTTGGATGCAGTTTATGACACTACCATTTTTACCGAACCGGCGTTAAAAGGACAGCTTGGCGTGAACGCTATGGCGGCGAATAAACATTTGTATGACCATATTCTCTATGATTCCGCAAATGAGAGAGCCTTTGCGGAGAGCGTTGATAACAGTAATGAAGTGGCGGTCTATGTAAAACTGCCAAATGGCTTTTTCATCAGCACACCGGTCGGAAAATACAATCCTGACTGGGCAATAGCTTTTTACGAGGGCAAGGTAAAACATATCTACTTCGTTGCCGAGACAAAAGGCTCCATGTCCACCCTGCAGCTGCGTATGGTCGAGGAAGCAAAAATTCACTGCGCCCGTGAGCATTTTAGGGCGATCAGCACGGATTATGTTATGTACGATGTAGTGGACAGTTATGCGGCGTTATTGGACAGGGTAATGAGTTGA
- a CDS encoding N-6 DNA methylase: MAHIDEIIKRMGYAESSCLKYRNDGFYGAPFSAHTAKVLGELSPYAVYLINDEPFVLFFEENSNRDESKQLNRRIWNAQIPVAIVCGTGNVKIYNGCSIDKKECILTQVESISTDTADEYSPFSYWDITNQNFWDKYTGQFSGEKLNDCLLNNLSDITEKLRNLYHVSFATKLMLRLIFIRYLIDRGVDLDYVGFSSDVQVSRNSFLELLTHKEKLYSLFSHLKEKFNGNLFELDDEIDNASLTADVLQLLYDFLSANIDTKTGQLSFFDLYDFNIIPVELISNIYEILLGKKSRDKDKAFYTPQYLVNYILDNSISQFVRDNGKCKVLDPACGSGIFLVESYRCIVENELNGAQFTEDNEFLQHILAENIYGVDLNEDAIDVAIFSLYLAVLDYKNPKTLRKFVLPNLKGKNLFVNDFFDEEALSPLQTVIFDFIIGNPPWGKGNQLLIDYCKNRGYESYIQNKDTCRGFILRSKDFSSANTQCCFVLHSKMLYMQKQPSKKFRGYLLNHTKIIRIVELSSVRKLVFKNADAPAVVLAYRFSDENVLENRFKHISMKPNIFFRLFNIIVAEKNDVKYIEQRLLSENDWAWKTLVYGLTGDIDAILSLKKNFPSLGEYIALQTPAFISGTGVKYADGDRKDASHLYGQPLLKSEKAIDHFTIALNSITKFLKKEVDRPRDAALFQGPYCLMLRGIDMSNYTMKAVYEEKSFVFKEAVFAIKASCEQKSQLLNIVGLLNSKIYAYFNLMLGSSLGIEREQRQVGEVLEFPFVYSQRIAEKVELIQDLLKQDVFTAENEPTAEIDELNLMILDAFRLSNNEFVDYTLRIQIPQLAESKNCEAYRLVEAKDLESYARPFFEYLSAVFKTSEKYVVVNIYPQISKHYSAIEIVLQDNQAQGWLQIINDKDFQKEVLTKFSVYKINDLFFELKDVIYFEENSFYIIKPNLYKNWHAAIAQLDLMEVVDQILSRNGGDN; the protein is encoded by the coding sequence TTGGCGCACATTGATGAGATCATCAAACGAATGGGGTATGCTGAGTCATCGTGTCTAAAATATAGGAATGATGGTTTTTATGGTGCGCCGTTTTCTGCCCACACCGCAAAGGTGCTGGGTGAACTTTCTCCGTATGCAGTCTATTTGATCAACGATGAACCTTTTGTTCTGTTTTTTGAAGAAAACTCCAATCGAGACGAAAGCAAACAGTTAAACAGAAGGATTTGGAATGCTCAAATTCCAGTTGCCATAGTTTGCGGAACTGGTAATGTGAAAATATATAATGGATGTTCTATTGATAAGAAAGAATGTATACTGACACAGGTGGAGAGTATTTCTACTGATACAGCTGACGAATATTCTCCTTTTTCATATTGGGATATCACCAATCAAAACTTTTGGGATAAATACACAGGACAGTTTAGCGGTGAAAAGCTCAATGACTGCTTGCTGAACAATTTATCTGACATTACTGAGAAATTAAGAAATTTGTACCATGTTTCTTTTGCGACAAAGCTGATGCTGCGTCTTATTTTCATTCGTTATCTTATCGATCGCGGTGTCGATTTGGATTACGTTGGTTTTTCATCTGACGTTCAAGTTTCAAGGAATTCCTTCTTGGAACTGCTAACACATAAGGAAAAGCTATATTCGTTATTTTCACATTTAAAAGAAAAATTCAATGGGAATTTATTTGAACTTGATGATGAGATTGATAATGCAAGCCTAACAGCAGATGTTCTTCAGTTGCTGTATGATTTTTTATCAGCCAATATCGATACTAAGACTGGGCAACTTTCCTTTTTTGATCTGTACGATTTTAATATTATTCCCGTTGAACTAATCAGCAATATTTATGAAATATTGTTGGGGAAAAAGAGTAGAGATAAAGATAAGGCCTTTTACACCCCGCAATACTTGGTCAATTATATTTTGGATAATTCCATATCACAGTTTGTCAGAGATAATGGGAAATGCAAGGTGTTAGACCCAGCTTGTGGTTCCGGAATATTTTTAGTCGAAAGTTATCGTTGTATAGTTGAAAATGAACTCAATGGAGCGCAATTTACCGAAGACAATGAATTTCTTCAGCACATATTGGCCGAAAATATTTATGGCGTTGACCTTAACGAAGATGCCATTGATGTTGCTATTTTCTCACTTTACCTTGCTGTTTTAGATTACAAGAATCCAAAGACGCTTAGAAAGTTTGTATTACCTAATCTTAAGGGGAAGAATCTCTTCGTCAATGACTTTTTTGATGAGGAGGCGTTGTCACCACTTCAGACTGTGATATTCGATTTCATTATTGGAAATCCTCCGTGGGGCAAAGGCAATCAATTGCTAATAGATTATTGCAAGAACCGCGGCTATGAGAGTTATATACAGAATAAAGATACCTGCAGAGGATTTATCCTCCGCTCAAAGGATTTTAGCAGTGCGAATACGCAGTGCTGTTTTGTGCTGCATTCAAAAATGCTGTATATGCAAAAACAACCCTCTAAGAAATTTAGGGGGTACTTATTGAATCATACAAAGATCATCAGAATTGTCGAGCTGTCCTCTGTTCGAAAGCTCGTGTTTAAAAATGCGGATGCGCCTGCGGTGGTATTAGCATATCGTTTTTCGGATGAAAATGTGCTTGAAAATCGCTTTAAGCACATTTCTATGAAACCAAATATATTTTTTCGTTTGTTCAACATCATCGTTGCAGAAAAAAACGATGTAAAGTATATTGAGCAGCGATTACTTTCGGAAAATGATTGGGCTTGGAAAACGCTCGTCTACGGATTAACAGGCGACATCGATGCAATTCTTTCACTGAAGAAAAACTTTCCTTCCCTTGGCGAATATATAGCCTTGCAAACACCGGCTTTTATAAGCGGAACAGGAGTAAAGTATGCGGATGGCGATAGGAAGGATGCATCTCATCTTTACGGACAGCCGTTATTAAAATCCGAAAAAGCAATTGATCATTTTACGATTGCACTTAATAGTATTACTAAATTTTTAAAAAAAGAAGTTGATAGACCAAGAGATGCCGCCTTATTTCAAGGACCATATTGTTTGATGTTACGAGGCATTGACATGTCTAATTACACCATGAAAGCCGTATATGAAGAAAAAAGTTTTGTGTTTAAGGAAGCCGTATTTGCAATTAAAGCTTCCTGTGAACAAAAATCTCAGTTACTTAATATTGTTGGATTATTGAATTCAAAGATATATGCATATTTCAATCTAATGCTGGGCTCTTCTTTAGGTATAGAGCGTGAACAGCGCCAAGTTGGTGAAGTTCTGGAATTTCCTTTTGTATATAGTCAGAGGATTGCTGAAAAAGTAGAGCTGATTCAAGATTTATTAAAGCAGGACGTTTTCACTGCAGAAAATGAACCAACAGCCGAAATAGACGAACTCAATTTAATGATCCTTGATGCTTTTCGGTTATCCAATAATGAGTTTGTGGATTATACTCTTCGTATACAGATTCCCCAGTTAGCAGAATCGAAAAATTGTGAGGCATATCGGCTGGTTGAAGCCAAAGATTTAGAGTCTTATGCAAGACCATTTTTTGAGTATTTGTCTGCGGTGTTTAAAACTTCAGAAAAATATGTTGTAGTTAATATTTATCCGCAAATTTCCAAGCATTATAGTGCTATTGAGATAGTTTTGCAAGATAATCAAGCTCAAGGATGGCTTCAAATCATTAACGATAAGGATTTCCAAAAAGAAGTCCTGACGAAATTTTCGGTTTATAAAATAAATGACTTGTTCTTTGAATTGAAGGATGTAATTTATTTTGAGGAAAACTCTTTTTATATTATTAAGCCAAATCTATATAAGAATTGGCACGCGGCAATAGCCCAGCTTGATTTAATGGAAGTTGTCGATCAGATTCTCTCAAGAAATGGAGGGGATAATTGA
- a CDS encoding SirA family protein: protein MSIEVDARGLSCPEPVLMTMRQLNAISSGTIKVLVSNAAAEENVSRLAENKGWKVEVVKDGTDTILTLTK from the coding sequence ATGTCAATTGAAGTTGACGCCCGGGGATTGAGCTGCCCGGAGCCTGTCCTCATGACCATGCGGCAGCTTAACGCAATTTCATCCGGCACGATAAAAGTGCTGGTCAGCAATGCCGCTGCAGAAGAAAATGTAAGCCGCCTGGCCGAAAATAAAGGATGGAAAGTAGAAGTAGTCAAAGATGGGACAGATACTATTCTAACCTTAACAAAATAA
- a CDS encoding cell filamentation protein Fic, translating into MAKKKKNEITIRSSAAEYLTFIASTGDSQDSFEMRYEDENIWLTQKMMATLYDVSVSAINQHIKKVFDDGELDPDSVIKKYLITAADGKQYGTNHYNLQMVIAVGFKVNNQRAVRFRVWANQIVEQYTIKGWVMDSERLKNGGSILTEKYFEEQLEKIREIRLSERKFYQKITDIYATALDYDKSAKTTKDFFAKVQNKMHFAVHGHTASEVIYKRADAEKPYMGLTTWKDAPDGKIIKNDVSIAKNYLTEDEMRSLELIVSAYLDLAENRARRHIPMTMEDWAKRLDIFLQADDHAILRDAGQITAEIAKLHAETEFEKYRIVQDRLFMSDYDKYIHELEQLRQQEKEESKPDSKGGAGE; encoded by the coding sequence ATGGCAAAGAAAAAGAAAAACGAAATTACAATCCGCAGTTCCGCCGCTGAGTATCTGACTTTTATAGCATCAACGGGCGATAGTCAGGATAGCTTTGAAATGCGGTATGAGGACGAAAATATCTGGCTGACACAAAAAATGATGGCTACGTTGTACGATGTATCGGTTTCCGCCATCAACCAGCATATTAAAAAAGTTTTTGATGACGGCGAATTGGATCCGGATTCAGTTATTAAGAAATACTTAATAACTGCTGCCGACGGCAAGCAGTACGGTACAAACCATTATAACCTGCAAATGGTTATCGCCGTTGGGTTTAAAGTGAATAATCAACGTGCTGTTCGCTTTCGTGTTTGGGCAAACCAGATCGTAGAGCAGTATACGATTAAAGGCTGGGTTATGGATTCCGAGCGCCTTAAAAATGGCGGCAGTATCCTTACTGAGAAATATTTTGAGGAACAGCTTGAAAAAATCCGTGAGATACGCCTTAGTGAGCGGAAATTCTATCAGAAAATCACCGATATTTACGCTACTGCGCTTGATTATGACAAATCGGCAAAGACAACTAAAGACTTTTTCGCAAAAGTACAGAACAAAATGCACTTTGCCGTCCACGGTCATACGGCGTCAGAAGTAATATACAAACGTGCCGATGCCGAAAAGCCTTATATGGGGCTTACAACATGGAAAGATGCGCCGGACGGTAAGATAATCAAGAACGATGTTTCGATAGCGAAGAACTATCTTACTGAAGATGAGATGCGTTCTTTGGAACTGATTGTGTCAGCGTATCTCGACCTTGCGGAGAACAGAGCCAGAAGGCATATTCCGATGACAATGGAAGATTGGGCAAAACGGCTTGATATTTTCTTGCAGGCGGACGACCATGCAATTCTGAGGGATGCAGGGCAAATTACAGCAGAGATTGCCAAATTGCATGCCGAAACTGAATTTGAGAAGTACCGCATTGTTCAGGACAGGCTTTTTATGTCCGATTACGACAAATACATCCATGAGCTTGAACAGTTGCGGCAACAGGAAAAGGAGGAATCCAAACCGGATTCGAAAGGCGGCGCCGGCGAATGA